The following coding sequences lie in one Trichoderma breve strain T069 chromosome 1, whole genome shotgun sequence genomic window:
- a CDS encoding snf7 domain-containing protein: MSNRQLARDMQVEFQARFQAKQARREAQKAAKQDPILKKQIQDLLKKGETQKAYQKAKMLLSKQALAAQMDQMADMAELSSAQIQANNAMNRMTHMMASSSRTMNLAQKNTNPEKTLVTLEQFKQQNEEYAMTNGIYQDAITQSTSVQVGEDAVHELLGKLADDAGLELSFELNKATPQTAEPQTAEPTAEEEDKLQQRLRALRA, encoded by the exons ATGTCCAATCGCCAACTCGCCCGCGACATGCAAGTCGAATTCCAAGCCCGCTTCCAGGCGAAACAGGCCCGGCGCGAGGCCCAAAAGGCCGCCAAGCAGGACCCGatcctcaagaagcagatCCAGGACCTGctcaagaagggcgagacGCAAAAGGCCTaccaaaaggcaaagatgctGCTCTCCAAGCAGGCGCTCGCCGCCCAGATGGACCAGATGGCCGACATGGCCGAGCTCTCGTCGGCTCAGATCCAGGCCAACAATGCCATGAACAGGATGACGCAcatgatggcctcgtcaTCGCGCACGATGAACCTGGCCCAGAAGAACACCAATCCCGAAAAG ACCCTCGTTACCCTGGAACAGTTCAAGCAGCAAAACGAAGAATACGCCATGACAAACGGCATCTACCAGGACGCCATCACCCAATCCACCTCCGTCCAAGTCGGTGAGGACGCCGTTCACGAACTCCTCGGCAAGCTCGCCGACGACGCCGGCCTGGAACTCAGCTTCGAGCTCAACAAGGCGACGCCCCAGACCGCCGAGCCGCAGACGGCGGAGCCGacggccgaggaggaggacaagctgcagcagaggcTGCGTGCTCTGCGCGCTTAG
- a CDS encoding transketolase, pyrimidine binding domain-containing protein: protein MSRFLRPAARLAASTRAATSIKANAPSFSQAIARPVYFGGSSQSRAYAEGAGVKEYTVRDALNEALAEELEANPKVFILGEEVAQYNGAYKVTKGLLDRFGEQRVIDTPITEMGFAGLATGAALSGLHPVCEFMTFNFAMQAIDHVVNSAAKTLYMSGGIQPCNITFRGPNGFAAGVAAQHSQDYSAWYGSIPGLKVVSPWSSEDAKGLLKAAIRDPNPVVVLENELMYGQSFPMSEAAQKDDFVIPFGKAKVERAGKDLTIVTMSRCVGQSLVAAENLKKNYGVEAEVINLRSIKPLDLESIVQSIKKTHRLLVVESGYPAFGVGAEILALSMEYAFDYLDGPAQRVTGAEVPTPYAQKLEEMSFPNEQLIENFAAKMLRL from the exons ATGTCCCGATTCCTCCGGCCCGCAGCTCGTCTGGCTGCCTCGACACGAGCTGCCACATCCATCAAGGCGAATGCGCCGTCCTTTTCACAGGCCATTGCGCGCCCCGTCTACTTTGGCGGATCGTCGCAGAGCAGGGCGTACGCCGAGGGCGCTGGCGTCAAGGAGTACACTGTCCGAGATGCCCTCAACGAGGCTCTGGCcgaggagctcgaggccaaTCCCAAGGTCTTCATCCTGGGTGAGGAGGTTGCCCAGTACAACGGAGCGTACAAGGTCACAAAGGGACTGCTGGATCGGTTCGGCGAGCAGCGTGTCATTGACACTCCCATCACCGAGATGGGTTTTGCCGGCCTGGCTACCGGTGCCGCCCTGAGCGGACTGCACCCTGTG TGCGAGTTCATGACCTTCAACTTCGCCATGCAGGCCATTGACCATGTTGTCAACTCCGCTGCCAAGACCCTCTACATGTCTGGTGGTATCCAGCCCTGCAACATCACCTTCCGTGGCCCCAACGGCTTCGCTGCCGGTGTCGCTGCCCAGCACTCTCAGGACTACTCTGCCTGGTACGGCAGCATCCCTGGTCTCAAGGTCGTCTCCCCCTGGAGCTCCGAAGACGCCAAGGGTCTgctcaaggccgccatcCGCGACCCCAACcccgtcgtcgtcctcgagAACGAGCTCATGTACGGCCAGAGCTTCCCCATGTCCGAGGCTGCCCAGAAGGACGACTTCGTCATCCCCTTTGGAAAGGCCAAGGTTGAGCGTGCCGGCAAGGACCTTACCATTGTCACCATGTCCCGATGCGTCGGCCAGTCCCTCGTTGCCGCCGAGAACCTGAAGAAGAACTACggtgttgaggctgaggtCATCAACCTGCGATCCATCAAGCCCCTGGATCTTGAGTCCATTGTCCAGTCCATCAAGAAGACCCACCGTCTGCTTGTCGTCGAGTCTGGCTACCCTGCTTTCGGTGTTGGTGCTGAGATCCTCGCCCTGTCCATGGAGTATGCCTTTGACTACCTTGACGGCCCTGCCCAGCGAGTCACCGGTGCCGAGGTGCCCACTCCCTACGCccagaagctggaggagatgtcCTTCCCCAACGAGCAGCTGATTGAGAACTTTGCCGCCAAGATGCTGCGATTGTAA